Proteins from one bacterium genomic window:
- a CDS encoding IS5 family transposase, giving the protein MRGDDPEQPGVFSYVMPEQRVPQDHPLRAIRAMVDTVLHELSPAFDRLYSKVGRPSIPPERLLRALLVQVLYTIRSERQLIEQLDYNLLYRWFVGLNMDDPIWDATTFTKNRQRLLDGDIAQAFFERVLAQARERHLLSAEHFTVDATLLEAWAGLKSFRPKDQDPTDQPPPDDPGNPTVNFHGERRRNATHQSTTDPDARLFRKGNGREAKLCYMGHVVMENRHGLVVRAQATAATGTAEAHTAEDLVEQVAGERRCTMGADKAFDTADFVDAMRDLNVTPHVAQNTTGRQSAIDERTTRHPGYAISQRTRKRVEEIFGWLKTVGLMRKLRHRGTERVDWMFIFACAVYNLVRLRNLREAAA; this is encoded by the coding sequence ATGCGCGGCGACGATCCTGAGCAGCCCGGGGTGTTCAGCTACGTCATGCCGGAGCAGCGGGTGCCGCAGGATCATCCGCTGCGCGCGATCCGGGCGATGGTCGATACGGTCCTGCACGAGCTCTCGCCCGCGTTCGACCGCCTGTACTCGAAGGTCGGCCGGCCCTCGATCCCGCCCGAACGGCTGCTGCGCGCGTTGCTGGTCCAGGTGCTCTACACGATCCGCAGCGAGCGCCAGCTGATCGAGCAACTCGACTACAACCTGCTCTACCGCTGGTTTGTCGGGCTCAATATGGATGACCCGATCTGGGACGCGACGACCTTCACGAAGAATCGCCAGCGCCTGCTCGACGGCGATATCGCGCAGGCCTTCTTTGAGCGCGTGCTGGCCCAGGCGCGGGAGCGGCACCTGCTCTCGGCAGAGCACTTCACCGTCGACGCCACGCTGCTGGAAGCGTGGGCGGGGCTCAAGAGCTTCCGGCCGAAGGACCAGGATCCGACTGACCAGCCGCCCCCGGACGATCCGGGGAATCCGACCGTGAACTTTCACGGCGAACGACGCCGCAATGCCACCCATCAGTCGACGACGGACCCGGACGCACGGCTGTTCCGCAAGGGCAACGGGCGTGAGGCGAAGCTGTGCTACATGGGTCACGTGGTGATGGAGAACCGCCACGGCTTGGTAGTGCGGGCCCAAGCGACGGCCGCGACGGGGACCGCGGAAGCGCACACGGCTGAAGATCTGGTCGAGCAGGTGGCGGGCGAGCGGCGCTGCACGATGGGGGCGGACAAAGCCTTCGACACCGCGGACTTCGTCGATGCGATGCGCGACTTGAATGTCACCCCACATGTGGCCCAGAACACGACGGGTCGCCAGAGCGCCATCGACGAGCGGACGACCCGGCACCCCGGCTATGCGATCAGCCAGCGGACCCGCAAGCGGGTGGAAGAGATCTTCGGCTGGCTGAAGACGGTGGGCTTGATGCGCAAGCTGCGCCATCGTGGCACGGAGCGAGTGGACTGGATGTTTATCTTCGCCTGCGCTGTCTACAATCTCGTGCGACTCCGCAATCTGCGGGAGGCCGCCGCATGA
- a CDS encoding ABC transporter substrate-binding protein has product MADNKKEVSRREFFTQMGVTVGTAAVGAAAVSGAGRLAAPDLAQAQPASGKIPDTPFKVGQMTFFSGPAAVLGEPMYKGTVLAVEEINAKGGLLGKRKIELIKADENAGTDANVKELRRLKVSEKIDFFTGITSSGNTPALGPVAEELKVLTIFVDGCTDFLFDKAVPDPKYIFRITNIQSADGVTAAIAMAQTYPHVRRIAHIHPDYSYGRNAFQHVRVVSEKLLPGSQVVMEGWPKLGTTDFAAHITKAISAKPDILFTSVWGGDYIAFYKQALGYGLYKKMKYATTLALGVAPQAIGKDHPEGVIGGCHANYYFTFPSGRKWPLNNDFVNAYYARWKEYPNFQAEGGYSAMHMLQVAIAKANKLTGGWPDDEAIISQLEGLGYAGPGGYVWFRPDNHQGYKDAMTGFTKNYPNYPFQTMDTSRVITIPIRSITAPPGWPAPKGDDTRTSDWINKTWPKVAG; this is encoded by the coding sequence TTGGCTGACAACAAGAAGGAAGTTAGTCGTCGAGAGTTCTTCACGCAGATGGGCGTCACCGTCGGGACGGCGGCGGTCGGTGCCGCGGCCGTCTCGGGAGCCGGCCGTCTGGCCGCGCCCGATCTGGCCCAGGCGCAGCCGGCCTCCGGCAAGATCCCGGACACGCCGTTCAAGGTCGGCCAGATGACGTTCTTCTCCGGCCCGGCCGCGGTGCTCGGCGAGCCGATGTACAAGGGCACGGTGCTCGCCGTGGAGGAGATCAACGCGAAGGGCGGCCTGCTCGGGAAGCGCAAGATCGAGCTGATCAAGGCCGACGAGAACGCCGGCACGGACGCGAACGTCAAGGAGCTGAGGCGGCTCAAGGTCTCGGAGAAGATCGACTTCTTCACCGGCATCACGTCCAGCGGCAACACGCCGGCGCTGGGCCCGGTCGCGGAAGAACTGAAGGTGCTCACGATTTTCGTCGACGGCTGCACGGACTTTCTGTTTGACAAGGCCGTCCCGGATCCCAAGTACATCTTCCGCATCACGAACATCCAGTCGGCCGACGGCGTGACCGCGGCGATCGCGATGGCGCAGACGTACCCGCACGTGCGGCGGATCGCCCACATCCATCCCGACTACTCGTACGGCCGGAACGCGTTCCAGCACGTCCGGGTCGTGAGCGAGAAGCTGCTGCCCGGCTCGCAGGTCGTCATGGAGGGGTGGCCCAAGCTCGGGACCACCGATTTCGCGGCCCACATCACCAAGGCCATCTCGGCGAAGCCGGACATCCTCTTCACCTCGGTCTGGGGCGGCGACTACATCGCCTTCTACAAACAGGCGCTGGGGTACGGCCTCTACAAGAAGATGAAGTATGCTACCACGCTCGCGCTGGGCGTTGCGCCGCAGGCGATCGGCAAGGATCACCCCGAGGGCGTGATCGGAGGCTGCCACGCGAACTACTACTTCACGTTCCCGTCCGGGAGGAAGTGGCCGCTCAACAACGACTTCGTCAACGCGTACTACGCGCGGTGGAAGGAGTACCCGAACTTCCAGGCCGAGGGCGGGTACTCCGCGATGCACATGCTGCAGGTGGCGATCGCGAAGGCGAACAAGCTGACCGGCGGCTGGCCGGATGACGAGGCGATCATCAGCCAGCTCGAGGGACTCGGCTACGCCGGCCCCGGCGGATACGTGTGGTTCCGTCCGGACAACCATCAGGGCTACAAGGACGCGATGACCGGCTTCACCAAGAACTACCCGAACTACCCGTTCCAGACGATGGATACCAGCCGGGTCATCACCATCCCGATCCGCAGCATCACGGCACCGCCCGGCTGGCCGGCGCCGAAGGGCGACGATACCCGGACCTCCGACTGGATCAACAAGACCTGGCCGAAGGTCGCGGGCTAG
- a CDS encoding ABC transporter ATP-binding protein: protein MTEPGTVLALDGVNVYRGQAHVLRDVSLAVHSGETVCLVGRNGAGKTTAMESVMGLLPVHSGTVTYHGREITAIATHIRARRGIGYAPDDCGIFPDLTVAEHLRMGTWLAGTPPGAGDGARARHSDAIDELFPELRRLLPRKGLHLSGGEKKMVAIARSMSLLPSVLLLDEAFEGLAPVVVNRFADAVRKIQDMGISMLIAESNVVSAAKVADRLYVIDRGEILFQGAPADVFANESVMQTIRG from the coding sequence ATGACGGAGCCGGGGACCGTGCTCGCGCTCGACGGCGTCAACGTCTACCGCGGTCAGGCGCACGTGCTGCGCGATGTGTCGCTGGCCGTGCACAGCGGCGAGACCGTATGTCTGGTCGGACGGAACGGCGCCGGCAAGACGACCGCCATGGAAAGTGTGATGGGCCTCCTGCCGGTTCACTCGGGCACCGTCACGTATCACGGACGTGAGATCACGGCGATCGCCACGCACATCCGCGCGCGTCGTGGCATCGGCTACGCGCCCGACGACTGCGGGATCTTCCCGGACCTGACCGTGGCCGAACATCTCCGCATGGGGACCTGGCTGGCCGGAACCCCGCCTGGCGCGGGGGACGGCGCCCGCGCCCGGCACAGCGACGCGATCGATGAGTTGTTCCCGGAGCTGCGACGCCTCTTGCCCCGCAAGGGTCTGCACCTGAGCGGAGGCGAGAAGAAGATGGTCGCGATCGCCCGATCGATGTCACTCCTGCCGTCCGTGCTGCTGCTCGACGAAGCGTTCGAGGGTCTCGCGCCGGTCGTCGTCAACCGGTTCGCCGACGCCGTCCGTAAGATTCAAGACATGGGCATCTCGATGCTGATCGCCGAATCGAACGTTGTGAGCGCGGCCAAGGTCGCGGATCGGCTGTACGTCATCGATCGCGGCGAGATCCTCTTCCAAGGCGCGCCGGCCGACGTGTTCGCGAACGAGTCCGTCATGCAGACGATCCGCGGGTAG
- a CDS encoding ABC transporter ATP-binding protein, with translation MPPLLAAQGLRKSFGDNHAVDGVDFFVEPERLVAVVGSNGAGKTTLVNLITGLLQPDAGTIVFAGQDITTLPVFGRIKAGIARSFQLVNLFDLMTVLDNVRLAVFTRENKTHKALHVADRDREAEDEARRVLADFGLADKWNVAAGGLAQGERKLLDVALAYALRPRLILLDEPTSGVGTREKSQIMDRIESVVRSHGLSAVIVEHDMDIVFKYSDAILLMHEGRVLAAGAPGEIVRDERVAAMLGRNVIR, from the coding sequence ATGCCGCCGCTGCTCGCCGCGCAGGGACTTCGGAAATCCTTCGGCGACAACCACGCCGTCGACGGCGTGGACTTCTTCGTCGAGCCGGAACGCCTCGTCGCCGTCGTCGGCTCCAACGGCGCCGGCAAGACCACGCTCGTGAATCTGATCACCGGTCTCCTGCAGCCCGACGCGGGGACGATCGTCTTCGCCGGGCAGGACATCACGACGCTGCCGGTCTTCGGCCGGATCAAGGCGGGGATCGCGCGCAGTTTCCAGCTGGTCAACCTGTTCGACCTCATGACGGTGCTGGATAACGTGCGGCTCGCGGTGTTCACCCGCGAGAACAAGACCCATAAAGCCCTGCACGTCGCCGATCGCGACCGTGAAGCGGAGGACGAGGCCCGCAGGGTCCTGGCGGACTTCGGCCTCGCCGACAAGTGGAACGTCGCGGCGGGCGGGCTCGCGCAGGGCGAGCGCAAACTGCTCGACGTCGCGCTCGCCTACGCGCTGCGGCCGCGGCTCATCCTGCTCGACGAGCCGACGAGCGGCGTGGGCACGCGCGAGAAGAGCCAGATCATGGACCGGATCGAGTCCGTCGTGCGGTCCCACGGCCTCAGCGCGGTCATCGTCGAGCACGATATGGACATCGTCTTCAAGTACTCGGACGCCATCCTCTTGATGCACGAGGGACGCGTGCTCGCCGCGGGCGCGCCCGGCGAGATCGTGCGCGACGAGCGGGTCGCGGCGATGCTCGGACGGAACGTGATCCGATGA
- a CDS encoding branched-chain amino acid ABC transporter permease yields MNDTAVTVARPARVVPAGAYLVPVAVLLLIFPYVAPTYQTIILSYGLAFAIAALALNLLLGYTGLLSFGHAAFFGAGGYAAGFVFKYLHVVSMEAFLAAGALSGIVIAALFGFVCVRYTRIFFSILALALSQVLWSLAFKLFWVTGGTDGLRVPTPTLLGGVLGTPADKVTFLSHQYYYYTLVVFAVCAGMMWLIVNSPFGKALQAIRDNEVRAEFIGIRVRRYRWIAFVLSGMFASVAGTLWAPLNGLATPEALYWPFSGEIVFMAVLGGFRTFSGPIVGAVVFNYLKAYAVGRTEYWQLLLGVVLVILVMVMPEGIIGTLARIGRRLVAPGPTGVRQGAETGPSGPRQTGLRGEG; encoded by the coding sequence GTGAACGACACGGCCGTCACCGTCGCGCGCCCTGCGAGGGTGGTTCCGGCCGGCGCCTACTTGGTGCCGGTCGCGGTGCTGCTGCTCATCTTTCCGTACGTTGCACCGACCTATCAGACGATCATCCTGTCCTACGGGCTCGCGTTCGCGATCGCGGCCCTGGCCCTCAACCTGCTCCTCGGGTACACGGGCCTGCTGTCGTTCGGGCACGCCGCGTTTTTCGGCGCCGGGGGGTACGCCGCCGGCTTCGTGTTCAAGTATCTGCACGTCGTGTCGATGGAGGCGTTTCTCGCGGCGGGAGCGCTGTCGGGCATCGTCATCGCCGCGCTGTTCGGCTTCGTCTGCGTGCGCTACACCCGGATCTTCTTTTCCATTCTGGCGCTCGCGCTCTCACAGGTGCTGTGGAGCCTGGCCTTCAAACTTTTCTGGGTGACCGGCGGGACCGACGGCCTGCGCGTCCCGACGCCCACCCTCCTCGGCGGCGTCCTCGGGACCCCGGCCGACAAGGTGACGTTCCTCTCACATCAGTACTACTACTACACGCTCGTCGTGTTCGCGGTCTGCGCCGGCATGATGTGGCTGATCGTGAACTCGCCCTTCGGCAAGGCCCTTCAGGCGATCCGGGACAACGAGGTTCGCGCCGAGTTCATCGGCATTCGCGTCCGCCGGTACCGCTGGATCGCGTTCGTCCTGTCCGGCATGTTCGCCAGCGTCGCCGGGACGCTCTGGGCGCCGCTCAACGGCCTCGCCACGCCGGAGGCCCTCTACTGGCCGTTCTCCGGGGAGATCGTCTTCATGGCCGTGCTCGGCGGCTTTCGGACGTTTTCGGGTCCGATCGTCGGCGCGGTGGTCTTCAACTACCTTAAGGCGTACGCGGTCGGCCGCACCGAGTACTGGCAACTGCTGCTCGGCGTCGTGTTGGTGATCCTGGTCATGGTGATGCCCGAAGGCATTATCGGCACGCTCGCGCGGATCGGCCGCCGGCTGGTTGCCCCTGGGCCTACGGGCGTGCGCCAGGGCGCCGAGACCGGGCCGTCCGGCCCGCGTCAGACGGGCCTGCGCGGGGAGGGCTGA
- a CDS encoding branched-chain amino acid ABC transporter permease has protein sequence MATLVVQALNTAVYTAVLFLIAGGLSLVYGVMRVVNLAHGNLYMLGAFVMAWAAGGAAASVAPPLLLLLLPVAGVIVGLVGAVIEPTLLRPLYDRAEEYQLLLTFGLLLILEDLTKFVWGPTPLSASTLWSAFGTITVLGSDYPAYNLLVIAVGAVSAVLLWAFVYRTKFGVMLRATSQNRKMAVSLGVNVRALYVLAFSLGCLMAGVAGAVIVPIQGAVLGMGVDALVLSFVVVVIGGLGSLEGAMAGAFIVAVVRTLAISFFPELELAVLYLMAAAVLVTRPAGLFSRSSS, from the coding sequence ATGGCAACCCTTGTCGTCCAAGCCCTCAACACGGCGGTGTACACCGCCGTTCTTTTTCTCATCGCCGGCGGGTTGAGCCTCGTCTATGGCGTCATGCGCGTCGTGAACCTGGCCCACGGCAACCTCTACATGCTCGGCGCGTTCGTGATGGCATGGGCGGCCGGCGGCGCGGCCGCGAGCGTCGCGCCCCCGCTGTTGCTCCTGCTGCTGCCGGTCGCCGGGGTGATCGTCGGGCTGGTCGGCGCCGTGATCGAGCCGACCCTGCTCCGGCCGCTGTACGACCGGGCCGAGGAGTATCAGCTGCTCCTGACGTTCGGCCTGCTGCTGATCCTCGAGGACCTGACAAAGTTCGTGTGGGGGCCCACGCCGCTCTCGGCCAGCACGCTGTGGAGCGCGTTCGGCACCATCACCGTGCTGGGGTCCGACTATCCGGCCTATAACCTGCTCGTGATCGCCGTCGGAGCGGTGAGCGCCGTCCTGCTCTGGGCCTTCGTGTACCGGACGAAGTTCGGCGTGATGCTGCGGGCGACGTCGCAGAACCGCAAGATGGCGGTCTCGCTCGGCGTCAACGTGCGGGCGCTCTACGTGCTCGCGTTCTCGCTCGGATGTCTCATGGCCGGCGTCGCCGGCGCCGTCATCGTCCCCATTCAGGGTGCGGTGCTCGGCATGGGCGTGGATGCCCTCGTCCTCTCGTTCGTGGTCGTCGTCATCGGCGGCCTGGGAAGCCTCGAGGGCGCGATGGCCGGGGCCTTCATCGTGGCGGTCGTGCGCACGCTGGCAATCAGCTTCTTCCCGGAGCTGGAATTGGCCGTCTTGTACCTCATGGCGGCGGCCGTGCTCGTCACGCGGCCCGCGGGCCTCTTCAGCCGGTCGTCGTCGTGA
- a CDS encoding inorganic phosphate transporter, which produces MLHLAIVLAVCTLAAQVSGNNLSVCTGAVISSRIVSRWTGIWIAVAGYSLGLVVEGPAMRTGFAKLMPNSTDSLVLVALATGIVIFVVAHLKRVPQSLSQTFAAVILGIGAARHLAINRAFVFTMLAFWICAPLASIVAIVFLMRVSRRILGERSIWGTIRKIKASLLVLSFFAAFTLGANTIGFVYAAIPYDPRTLVLVVLAIVVGSTRLSAGELRRVGNEIVAMRYINAITAQFSSIALIEAATLVGVPLSNSVVFTSGVFGAGFSYKHRLLTAKAAKTIAYAWLAMPVIGFLIGYVAAAILARHAFG; this is translated from the coding sequence ATGCTGCACCTCGCGATCGTGCTCGCGGTCTGTACGTTGGCGGCCCAGGTGTCCGGAAACAACCTGTCCGTCTGCACGGGCGCGGTGATCTCGTCGCGCATCGTGTCCCGGTGGACGGGGATATGGATCGCCGTCGCAGGCTATTCGCTCGGCCTGGTGGTCGAAGGGCCCGCCATGCGAACGGGGTTTGCGAAGCTGATGCCGAACAGCACGGATTCGTTGGTGTTGGTCGCGCTTGCCACCGGGATCGTCATCTTCGTCGTTGCACATCTGAAACGGGTCCCTCAATCCCTGTCGCAGACGTTTGCGGCCGTGATCCTGGGGATTGGCGCGGCGAGACACCTCGCCATCAATCGGGCGTTCGTGTTCACGATGTTGGCATTTTGGATATGCGCGCCGCTCGCGTCGATCGTCGCGATCGTGTTTTTGATGAGGGTCTCCCGTCGAATCCTCGGCGAGCGGAGCATATGGGGCACGATCAGGAAGATCAAGGCGTCGCTGCTGGTGCTTTCGTTCTTCGCGGCGTTCACCCTCGGCGCGAACACGATCGGATTTGTGTACGCGGCGATACCGTATGATCCGCGCACTCTGGTGCTTGTCGTTCTGGCGATCGTCGTCGGATCGACGCGGCTCAGCGCCGGAGAGCTGCGGCGGGTCGGAAACGAGATCGTTGCGATGCGGTACATTAATGCGATTACCGCGCAGTTCAGTTCGATCGCGCTCATCGAGGCGGCCACGCTGGTCGGGGTGCCGCTGTCGAACAGCGTCGTCTTCACCTCTGGCGTCTTCGGCGCGGGATTCAGTTACAAGCATCGGTTGCTGACGGCGAAGGCCGCGAAGACCATCGCATACGCGTGGCTGGCGATGCCGGTGATCGGCTTCCTCATCGGGTATGTTGCCGCGGCGATACTGGCCCGGCACGCGTTCGGTTGA
- a CDS encoding DUF47 family protein, which translates to MNILRALSERLFAGGEESPLKACSAILLIAREANAAIGAPAPSRPDIANIRRLEQRADDEKFRIANVITSGAVAPNVLDNMLSLLGHHDDIVNAIYNLARELSRYGVRDEEEDRYIRAQVVEVSRLVDSALGTLLEMYGQADVMKLRTLRQTIERLEETGDAIKESMLDRAYATSTAFQPFYHMIQVAYLADSILDGCEDSADALLTIVSSIIT; encoded by the coding sequence TTGAATATTCTTCGCGCGCTGTCCGAACGACTCTTCGCGGGCGGCGAAGAAAGCCCGCTCAAAGCGTGCTCCGCGATCCTGCTGATCGCGCGGGAGGCCAACGCGGCGATCGGGGCTCCCGCGCCCAGCAGGCCGGACATTGCGAACATACGCAGACTCGAGCAGAGAGCGGACGACGAGAAGTTCAGAATCGCCAACGTGATCACGTCCGGTGCCGTCGCACCCAATGTGCTCGACAATATGTTGTCGTTGCTCGGCCATCACGATGACATCGTGAATGCCATCTACAATCTCGCTCGGGAATTGAGCCGGTACGGCGTCAGAGACGAGGAGGAGGATCGCTATATTCGCGCGCAGGTCGTCGAGGTGAGCCGCCTTGTGGACTCGGCGCTGGGCACATTGCTGGAGATGTACGGGCAGGCAGACGTGATGAAACTCCGGACCCTGCGGCAGACGATCGAGCGGCTGGAGGAAACGGGGGACGCCATTAAGGAGAGCATGCTTGATCGCGCCTACGCGACGTCGACGGCGTTCCAACCCTTCTACCATATGATCCAGGTGGCCTATCTCGCGGACAGCATCCTGGACGGTTGCGAGGATTCCGCCGATGCGCTGCTGACCATCGTGTCCTCCATCATCACCTGA
- a CDS encoding Gfo/Idh/MocA family oxidoreductase — protein MAVRVGILGAGFIGRVHALNLKADPRVTLAGVADVVPAAAVRLAGEVETRALPDLGALLDAGAEAVYVTTPNTRHVEPVLTILAHGAHVFSEKPMATSLEEAWRIRRESERARGVYQIGFNRRFANVYAFARRLIDEGRLRPIAAQMKHNRGELRQPPWTSDPKVTGGYLYETPVHLFDMARFLFGDVAELQGWARQSVYAEPDAFALLLRFHSGVIATVTSVAHASWLFPSERIEVYGDHASVVTEELERAAFSAGPRVQVEAIDCLAMPFEQKWGYVAEDRLFIDAVLGERSPAATAADGYRATELIEASYRAVRESRPIALPLPEPAAG, from the coding sequence ATGGCCGTCAGGGTCGGGATTCTCGGAGCGGGCTTCATCGGACGCGTACACGCGCTCAATCTGAAGGCCGATCCCCGAGTCACCCTGGCGGGCGTCGCCGACGTGGTGCCGGCCGCGGCGGTGCGTCTGGCCGGGGAGGTCGAAACGCGGGCGCTCCCGGATCTGGGGGCGCTGCTCGACGCCGGCGCCGAGGCCGTCTACGTCACGACCCCCAACACGCGCCACGTCGAGCCGGTGCTCACCATCCTTGCGCACGGCGCCCACGTGTTCTCGGAGAAACCGATGGCCACGTCGCTCGAGGAGGCCTGGCGAATTCGCAGGGAGTCGGAACGGGCACGCGGAGTCTACCAGATCGGATTCAACCGGCGCTTCGCCAACGTCTACGCGTTCGCGCGGCGGCTCATCGACGAGGGCCGTCTCCGGCCGATCGCGGCACAGATGAAGCACAACCGCGGTGAACTGCGCCAGCCGCCGTGGACCTCGGATCCGAAGGTCACAGGCGGCTACCTGTACGAGACGCCGGTCCATCTGTTCGACATGGCGCGGTTTCTCTTCGGGGATGTGGCCGAACTTCAGGGGTGGGCGCGTCAGAGCGTCTATGCGGAGCCCGACGCCTTCGCGTTGTTGCTGCGGTTTCACAGCGGCGTGATCGCGACGGTCACCAGCGTGGCGCACGCGAGCTGGCTCTTCCCCTCGGAGCGCATCGAGGTCTACGGCGACCACGCGTCCGTCGTCACGGAGGAGCTCGAGCGCGCCGCGTTCAGCGCGGGACCGCGTGTCCAGGTCGAAGCCATCGACTGTCTTGCGATGCCGTTCGAACAGAAATGGGGCTACGTCGCTGAGGACCGGCTCTTCATCGACGCCGTGCTTGGCGAGCGTTCCCCGGCCGCAACCGCTGCGGACGGCTATCGCGCGACGGAGCTGATCGAGGCGTCCTACCGCGCGGTGCGCGAGAGCCGCCCCATCGCCTTGCCGCTTCCCGAGCCCGCCGCCGGCTAA
- a CDS encoding ABC transporter ATP-binding protein — MRVVLEHLSKRFGPVIAVDDISLTVGEGELVALLGPSGCGKSTALFLVAGLYRPSAGRILFGDRVVNDVPPQNRGVGMMFQSYALYPHLTVFENIAFPLRVKRLPAGEVSRRVHEVAALAGITEVLPRRPGQLSGGQQQRVALCRALVKAPAVLLLDEPLSNLDARLREVTRAEIKRLQRELRITTLFVSHDQAEALGIADRVGVMQNGKLVAVMTPGELYDHPPSRFVAEFIGTPPMNFLQVQVADGRLTFGSMVIHRLSRPVLPGGYVLGIRPEHLRIAAQGELHAEVMLAEPMGREVLIHALCGEAHLRILADARTRVMPGQSVRLQFEWEQAHLFDPENGTVVPLTVSQEAAR, encoded by the coding sequence GTGCGGGTCGTGCTCGAGCACCTGTCCAAGCGGTTCGGGCCGGTGATCGCTGTGGACGACATCTCCCTGACCGTTGGGGAGGGAGAGCTCGTGGCGCTGCTCGGACCGTCCGGGTGCGGCAAGTCGACCGCCCTGTTTCTGGTCGCCGGTCTCTACCGGCCGTCCGCGGGTCGCATCCTCTTCGGGGACCGCGTGGTCAATGACGTCCCGCCGCAGAATCGAGGGGTCGGGATGATGTTCCAAAGTTATGCGTTGTATCCTCATTTGACCGTGTTTGAGAACATCGCGTTCCCCCTGCGGGTAAAGCGGCTCCCGGCAGGGGAGGTGTCCCGGCGGGTGCACGAGGTGGCCGCGTTAGCGGGGATCACCGAGGTGCTGCCCCGCCGTCCCGGGCAGCTCTCGGGCGGTCAGCAGCAACGGGTCGCCTTGTGCCGGGCGCTGGTGAAAGCGCCCGCCGTCCTCCTCCTTGACGAGCCGCTCTCGAACCTGGACGCCCGGCTGCGCGAGGTCACGCGCGCCGAGATCAAACGGCTGCAACGAGAGCTGAGGATCACGACGCTCTTCGTCTCGCACGACCAGGCTGAGGCGCTCGGCATCGCGGATCGGGTCGGGGTGATGCAGAATGGCAAGCTGGTCGCGGTCATGACGCCAGGTGAGCTCTACGATCATCCGCCGTCCCGGTTCGTGGCGGAGTTTATCGGCACCCCGCCGATGAACTTCCTCCAGGTCCAGGTTGCCGATGGACGCCTCACCTTCGGTTCGATGGTCATCCATCGCCTGTCCCGGCCGGTTCTCCCGGGCGGGTACGTGCTGGGCATCCGGCCCGAGCACCTGCGGATCGCCGCCCAAGGGGAACTGCATGCGGAGGTCATGCTTGCGGAGCCCATGGGGCGGGAGGTGCTGATTCACGCCTTGTGCGGGGAAGCACACCTGCGGATTCTGGCCGATGCTCGGACCCGAGTCATGCCCGGGCAGTCCGTCCGCCTACAGTTCGAGTGGGAACAGGCGCACCTGTTCGACCCCGAGAACGGGACGGTGGTGCCGTTGACCGTGAGCCAGGAGGCGGCGAGATGA
- a CDS encoding carbohydrate ABC transporter permease, with the protein MPDAVVPRGRWAVALALVVLSGPIIVMYGWLLLASFSGSITGLVPHGLALENWRFLWSTLPNQANAWVATANSLTFAVALAVLELCVGSMAAYALSRLNFPGRGVFLSSTIALHSFPSVTLLIAIFLILRFLGLYDRLAGVIFVKLALDLPLGIWIMKGFYDGVPWDIEMAALTDGYSRLRVWWRVMLPLIKPGLFAFGIFAFLSGWNEFLLPYVLLPSQGSQTLSVLMAGLAGEERFADYGLVTALAVFYILPAVLIFTLTQKYLLQIFSGGVKG; encoded by the coding sequence GTGCCCGACGCCGTCGTGCCCCGCGGGCGCTGGGCCGTCGCGCTGGCGCTGGTCGTCCTTTCGGGGCCGATCATCGTGATGTACGGCTGGCTCCTCCTCGCGTCGTTCAGCGGGAGTATCACCGGGTTGGTTCCGCACGGCTTGGCCCTCGAGAATTGGCGGTTCCTGTGGAGCACACTGCCCAACCAGGCGAACGCCTGGGTCGCGACCGCCAACTCGCTGACCTTCGCCGTCGCGCTGGCCGTCCTCGAACTCTGCGTCGGATCGATGGCCGCATACGCGCTGTCCCGATTGAATTTCCCCGGCCGTGGCGTGTTCCTGTCCTCGACGATCGCCCTGCACTCGTTCCCGAGCGTCACCCTCTTGATCGCGATCTTCCTGATCCTGCGCTTCCTCGGCTTGTACGATCGGTTGGCCGGCGTAATTTTCGTGAAGCTCGCGCTCGATCTTCCGCTGGGGATTTGGATCATGAAGGGATTCTACGACGGGGTCCCATGGGACATCGAGATGGCCGCCCTGACGGATGGATACTCCCGCCTCAGGGTGTGGTGGCGTGTGATGCTCCCCCTGATCAAGCCCGGTCTCTTTGCGTTTGGCATCTTCGCCTTCCTCAGCGGGTGGAACGAGTTTCTGCTCCCGTACGTGCTGCTGCCAAGTCAGGGATCGCAGACGCTCTCAGTCCTGATGGCCGGCCTGGCGGGGGAGGAACGCTTCGCGGACTACGGGCTCGTGACGGCGTTGGCCGTGTTCTACATTCTGCCGGCGGTGCTCATCTTCACACTGACCCAGAAGTACCTGTTGCAGATCTTCTCGGGCGGGGTGAAGGGCTGA